The Thermococcus eurythermalis genomic sequence CTTTTAGGAGGGCAACCGAGAGGTTTTTAAATCCCTTCCCAAAATGGAGCCCTGGGCGATGGCGTCCGCCCGGGGCTTCGAGCCCGAACCGCCCGAAAGGGCTGATGACGCCTGTTCTCCGCTAAAAGCTTGGGAGGCGGTAGAATGGGCTCGAAGCTTCGCAGACTTGGACGTTACGTTAACGTCAATGCCGTCTTACGCTACGTTGAGGAGAGACGGCACGAGGACGGTGGGTACTGCTTCGTGAGCGTACTCAGTGACACCAACGTGAACGACACCTACTACGCGGTCAAAATCTACAAGCTCCTCGGTCTAGAGTTCCCCAAACCTGAGAAAACGATTGAGTTCCTGGCCAGCGCAATTCAGCCGCAGACGGCCGTGGTTGCGATAGCGATGGCCCTCGAAGGCCTCGCCCTGCTTGGGGCAAAGGACACAGCGAGGGAGAAGACTGAGATAGTCTTCACCAAGTACAATCCTTCAGAAGGCAAGTTCGCCGTTGGGCTGGGTGGAAGCGAGGAGTTCGGGACGGCAACGCCCCTCGAAGCCACCTACTGGGTCACTAAGGCTTTTGATGCAGTTGGCTTGAAGTTCAACCCAGATGAGAGAGATGCCATAAGGGAGTTCGTGATGAAGTTCCGCAACGGAAACGGCTACGGCGTCAAGCAACCAACGACGACGATGACATACCAGGCGCTCTTCACCCTCTATATCCTCGGCTACCGGCCGCCCAAGAGCCCACACTTCAGGAACTGCGAGCTCTGCGGTGACTGGGGCGGCTTCACCGAGGTGCCCTACAGCCTTCCCCCGTACCTTGAGCCAACCTTCTACGCTACAAGGGGACTGGAGCTTCAGGACGAAACGCCAACCTGCCCAAGAAGGCACGTCTGGTTCATACGCCAGCTTTGGAACTCCAACGGCGGCTTCAGGAGGAGCCTTGAGCTCGGAATATCCAACTTTCAGAACACCTACCGCGCATTGGCAGTGGTTGACTTCATGAGCAGGTTCGTGTGAGGAGAACTGCCCTACCCACTCAGGAGAAATAAGACCAAAGTAAAAACCCGCGATGAAACCCAAAAATTTAAATGTTCCATCTTCGCTGGAGATGAGAGTCTTCTCAAAAGAGCGAGATAAGCAAAAGGAGAGGTGAGACAATGAACCCGAAAATAGCGACCGCAGTAATGCTCGGCGGCGCTCTCGGTGCACTGGCGAGGTTCTACATCTCGGGGCTGCTCCCAGTGTATAAAGACTTCCCCGTGGGAACCCTGCTAGTGAATTCCATGGCCAGCCTCATACTAGGCTACCTCTACGGCCTGCTCTTCTGGGGAGTGGACGTCCCGGCTGACTGGAGGGCTTTCTTTGGGACTGGCTTCTGCGGTGCGCTGAGCACGTTTTCCACGTTCTCCTACGAGACATTCTCACTCCTCCGCGAGAGGGAGTACATCATAGCCGGCCTCAACGTCCTGGCAAACGTTTTTGTAACCATAAGCCTAGTATTTATAGGGTTTATCCTGGCCCGGAGGTGAGTCAATGGTCGAAGTTGAGCACTGGAACACGCTCCGCCTTCGCATCTACATAGGTGAGAACGACCGCTGGAACGGAAGGCCCCTCTACAAGGTGATAGTTGAGAAGCTCCGCGAGATGGGTATGGCGGGGGCCACCGTTTACAGGGGCATATACGGCTTCGGAAAGAAGAGCAGAGTTCATTCAAGCGACGTCATGAGGCTTTCAACTGACCTACCAATCGTCATTGAAGTAGTTGACAGGGGTTATAAGATAGAAAAGGCAATATGCGAAATCAAGCCGATGATTAAAGACGGAATGATAACGGTCGAGCCGACCATTGTTGTGTGGGTCGGAACACAGGAAGAAGTCAAAAAGTTTGAAGATGACGCCGTTCATGAAGAGTAAAGACATAACCTAAAGATTAATAAGACTGCTAGACTATTACATGACATACTAAATGACATACTAAATGTAAGCTGTACATGTGGGGGGTCAAATATGGTGTTACTGGAGTTCGAAGTACCCCTAAAAAGACTCAACGACGTCATGGACGTCATAGTTAGAGAGGACTCCAAGCTCCAGAGAGTTTACTACCGCGAGGACACGAACAGCGTTATTATACGGACGGTGGTCTCAAAGAGCGCCCTCCAGGTGTTCCTCCTCAAGCTCGCCGCAGTCGTTGATGTCCCCGTTGAGGTTACAATAGTCGATGAGAGGGAAGTCGGCAAGGCAATTCACGAGGCCTTCCTTGTCAGGGTGGATGTTGCAGAGAAGTCCTACCCCGTCGCCATACTGCTCCTGTACAACATCAGCAAGTTCTATCCGGACACCCTGATAGTGGGCACCTCCGCAGACGCTCCCCGCGAGCTTATAGACGCAGTCCTCAACCTGACGATTGGTAAAATCAACCTTCTCAAAGCAGAGAAGGTCAGGAGCTCAATAATCGAGGACGGGCTTTTCGTCCAGTTCAGAACCAGCGTGGCAAACGCCTCTACTAATGGTGTTGTCTTTGTGTGACACAGTCAGAAGTTTCTTAACTTCCCCTCCCAACCTTTTCTGGTGGTCGTGATGCTTCACCACGTCAAACTTATCCACGCAACGAAGAGCAGGAAGCTCGTCGGTAAGAAAATAGTCCTCGCTATTCCAGGAAGCATAGCGGCAGTGGAGTGCGTCAAGCTCGCTAGGGAGCTGATAAGGCACGGCGCCGAGGTTCACGCGGTCATGAGCGAGAACGCCCAGAAGATAATCCATCCCTACGCGATGGAGTTCGCTACGGGGAACCCGGTAGTGACGGAAATCACGGGCTTCATCGAGCACGTTGAACTGGCTGGAGAACACGAGAACAAGGCAGACCTGGTACTCGTCTGTCCAGCAACGGCCAACACGATAGGGAAGATTGCCAACGGCATAGATGACACGCCGGTTACGACCGTTGTAACGACGGCTTTCGCCCACACACCCATTATGATTGCCCCAGCAATGCACTCCACAATGTACCAGCACCCGATAGTCGTTGAGAACATTGAGAAGCTTAAGAAACTTGGTGTAGAGTTCATAGGGCCAAGATTTGAGGAGGGCAAGGCGAAGGTCGCTTCAATAGACGAGATAGTCTACCGCGTTATCCGGAAGCTCCACCCCAAGACCTTGGAGGGTAAGCGCGTCCTCGTGACTGCGGGTGCAACGAGGGAGTACATAGACCCGATCCGCTACATAACCAACTCGAGCAGCGGGAAGATGGGCGTTGCCATCGCCGAAGAGGCAGACTTCAGGGGGGCCGAGGTAACGCTCATCAAGACGAAGGGAAGCGTTCCCAGCTTCGTGGAGAACCAGATTGAGGTTGAGACCGTCGAGGAGATGCTCCATGCTATAGAGGACGAGTTGAAGAGCAAGAAGTACGACATCGTTGTCCTAGCCGCGGCGGTGAGCGACTTCCGTGTCAAGAACAAGGCGGACAAGAAAATCAAGAGCGGAAAAGAACTAACCCTTGAGCTCGAACCCACGCCGAAGATAATAGACCGCGTCAAGGAACTCCAGCCAGATGTCTTCCTCGTTGGGTTCAAGGCGGAGACGGGCCTCAGCGAGGACGAGCTCATAGGGGCCGCGAGGAAGCAGATGGAGAGGGCGGGAAGCGACCTGGTGGTGGCCAACACGCTAAAGGCCTTCGGAAGCGACGAGAACGAGGTCGTACTCGTGGGTAGGGACTTTACGAAGAAACTGCCCAAGATGAACAAGCGCGAGCTCGCCGAGAGGCTCTGGGAAGAAATCGAGAAGCTTCTTTAGCATTTCTGTTTTTGCAATCTCTCTTTGCTCAACGTTATTCCCAACCTTTTGTTTCAAACCAAAAGGTTCATAATTGCATTGCGTCTACTTTTCCCGGTGGTTCGCCATGAAAAAGATAGGCCTCATAGGTGGAACGACGCCGGAATCAACCTGTTACTACTACCGGAACTACATCAGGCTGAGCAGAGAAAAGTTCGGGCCGTTTACGTTTCCGGAGCTGATAATCTACTCGATAAACTTTGATGAGTTCAAAAACAACCCGCGTGGCTGGGAGGGGCGGAAAGAGATACTGATCAAGGCCGCGAAGGCCCTTGAGAAGGCTGGAGCTGAGATAATAGCCTTGACCGCTAACACCCCCCACATCGTCTTCCCGGAGGTTCAGAAAGCCGTCAATGTGCCAATGGTGAGCATAATCGACGCCCTCATAGAGGAGATGAAAAGGAGGGGCGTCAAGAAGGTTCTCCTCCTCGGGACGAAGACGACGATGACGGCGGACTTCTACAAGAACGCCCTCCGCGAGGCGGGCTTTGAGGTAATAACCCCCAACGAAGAAGAGATTGACGAAATAGACAGGATAATCTTCGAGGAGCTGGCCTTTGAGAACCTCAAGAGCAAATCATATCTAATCAATCTTGTTAAGAGGTACGCACAAGAAAAGGGCGTTGAGGGGGTCATCCTCGGCTGCACCGAGCTCCCGCTGGCCATAAAGCAGGGCGACGTGCCGGTCGAGGTCTTTGACACGGCTGAAATCCACATGAGGGAGCTCATCGAGCTCGCGGCCGAGTGATTTCATTCTTTTTCCACACTGCAAACCCTTCGACCACAAGGACGTCCAACCCGGCGTTTCTGAACGTCTTCAGCGCGTCCTCCGGCGAGCATACTATCGGCTCGCCGTGCATGTTGAAGCTCGTGTTCAGGATTGCTCCAAGGCCAGTCTTTCTCTCGAAGGCCTTGATGACTTCGTAGTAGCTTGGGTTTATCTCCTTCCTTACCGCCTGTGGCCTCGTCGTGCCGTCAACGTGCACAACCGCAGGAGCAAGCTCCCTGAAGACATCGCTGGCAGTGTAGCTCATCGTCATGAACTCGTTCGGCTTCCCCCCGAGGTCTTCGAGGTACTCCTCAGCCCTCTCCCAGAGCATTGACGGTGCAAAGGGCTGGAAGACGTCCCTCTTGAGCGCTAAATTGAGCCTCTCCTTGACGCCCTCGTCAGAGGGGTCTGCGAGGATTGAGCGGTTGCCTAAAGCCCTCGGCCCGAACTCCATCGCCTCCTGGAAGAAGCCTACGAGCTTCCCTTCGGCAAGGGCGTCAGCGACGAACTTCTCATCTACCTCCTCGAATTCAAGGCCTTCTTTTCTCAGGAAGTCCTCGACATAGGCCTCATCGTAGGAGGGACCTATATAGACGTGCTCAAGCTTGAATGGCTTCCATCCGCCGTCGAGCCTCTCAAGCTGGGCTTTCACAAATGCCGCCGCACCGAAGGCCAGCCCCCCGTCGTCCATAGCCGGAAAGACCCAGAGGTTGTCGTCCCCAACGATGTTCCTCAGTACGGCGTTGGCCTTGACGTTCTGGGCAACACCGCCGGCGTAGGTCAGGGGAAAACCTTTCGATTTGAGCTTCATGCCCAGCTCCTCGATGAGCTTCTCAAGGTGCGCCTGGGAGCTCGCGGCTATCTCGATGGCCTTCCTCTGGAGCTCGCCGTCAAGCTTTCCGCGCTTCATCTGGTTCGCAATCTCCTTTGCCTGGGAGAATGGATAGCCAAAGAAATCCGCCAGTTTTCTTGTCGCTTCAACGCCGATGACCTTCAGGTGGTTTTCAAAGCTCAGCCCGTTGAGCTCTATTATCGCGCTCAGGTCGTAGGTGGGTCTTCCATATGCCGCTAAGCTCATGACCTTGCCCTCGTGGCGCATCGGCCTGAAGCCCAAAAGCTCTGTCACAGAGGCGTAAAAGTCGCCGAGGGAGTCAATGTAGGTGCTCTGGGCTATCCGTATCATCTCCCCGTCCCTTGCAACGTAGATTGACGAACTCAGGCCGTCCCCTGCTGCGTCTATGCTCAGGGCCAGGGCCTCGCGCCAGCCGGAGGTATAGTAGGCGCCAGCGGAGTGGGCGAGGTGGTGCTCCACGAAAAGCACCTTCCTCTTGAATTCCGGCCCAAAGATCCCCTTCAGCCCCGCCTCAAGCTCCAGAAGCCGTGACTGCTTCCTGAAAATCCCCGCGACAGCTATCACATCAACGTCCTCGGGGCTGGCACCGGCCATGTTGAGAACCGCCTTGATGCTGAGCTCGGGGAAGCCCCTGTACTTCTTAACCCTGTTGAGGCGCTCCTCGTTGACCGCGAAAATCCTTTCGCCGTCTATCAGCACCGCTCCCGCGTCGTGGCCGTCGTGGACTCCGAGTATCATGGTGGCGTGTTTGACGTTCATTTTTTAAACGTTGGGGCGAAGGGAAGAGTTTAAAAACAACCCAATGGACACATTTAGCGGAGGTGAAGACTATGAAAAAGGTCGCAGCATTCTTTGCCGTCCTGATGGTGATGCTGGTCCCGCTCTCCGGGGCGGTGGCCGCGGAGGACGTCCAAGAACAAAAGAACAGCATGAACAGTGTGATATGGCAGGCCAAGCTCTGGTACTACCTCTATATCGGAAGCGAGTCAAAGCTCCAGGAACTCCACGAGAAGAGCGTCAGCGCGGGCGTTGACGATGCCGTTATTCAGAAGGCCATGGAGCTCTACGAGAACGCCAGCGCCGAATACGAGACCGCCATGTCCTACGGTAACCCCCTCCAGTCCAAGACCATGGCCTGGCTCCCGTTCATCGTTCACATGAGGCAGGCCGTCATAACCCTCCGGGACGCCGTCTCCCTGCTTGAAAACGCCCTCACCGAAGCTCAGAGCGCCTGAGCTCTATCTTTTCTCTTTTCATAGTGCAAAGCGGAAAGAAAAGGAAGAAGTTTGCTCAGTAAGTCCTGGCAAAGCGTGCTATGAACTTGGCCTCCCTACCGCAGACCGGGCACTTCTTGCCTTCGATGCCTTCCCTGGCTTTCTCCTCAGGGTAGGGCGTTCCGAGCATCTTGGCGTCGAGTTCCTCCTCCATTTTAAGCCCGCACTCCTCGTCACCGCACCAGGGAATCTCGACTATACCGCGCCTGTCCTCGAAGACTGCCTTGGCTTCCTCAATCGTGTCAACGCGCTTGATGTGGCTCTCAAGGAACCCCTTGGCGCGGTTGTAAAGGTTCTCGTGAATCGCGTCGAGGGTCTTCTTCACCTCCTCGACTATAGCGTCGCGCTCGACGGGAATCTTTTCAAAGGTGTCACGCCTGGCAAGGACTGCCTTTCTGCCCTCGACGTCCCTCGGGCCGACCTCTATTCTCAGGGGAACGCCCTTCAGCTCCCAGTCGTAGTACTTCCTGCCCGGCCTTATGTCGCGCTCGTCAACGTGGACACGGAAGCCAGCCTTCCTCAGCTCCTCCGCTATCTCCCTCGCGTAGGCGAAGACGTCAACGCTCGCATCTTTCTTCGGAATGGGTACGATAACGACCTGAATCGGAGCTATCGTCGGCGGGAGAACCATTCCGCTGTCGTCGCCGTGAACCGCTATAACTGCCGCGAGAAGCCTTTCGCTCATTCCGAAGGTCGTCTGGTGCACAAATTCGTGGTCGCCCGTCTCGGTCTCGTACTGGATGTTGTAGGCTTTGGCGAAGTTCTGCTTGTAGTTGTGCATCGTGCCAATCTGGAGCGTCCTCCCGTCGGGCATCATTATTTCCGCTCCCAGTGAGTAGAAAGCTCCGGGGAACTTGTCCCAATCGGGCCTCTTTGAGATGATGTAGGGCAAAGCAAGGAACTTCGCGAGGCGGTCGAATATCTCGAGGTCCTCCTTTATCTGCCTCTCGGCGTCCTCGAAGTCAACGTGAGCTGTATGCGCCTCGAAGAACCTGCTGATTTCCCTAACGCGGATGAGGGGCCTCGTGTGCTTGGTCTCGTAGCGGTAGACGTTGACTATCTGGTAGACCTTGAAGGGCAAATCCGCGTGGGAGCGAATCCAGAGGGAGAACATCGAGTACATCGCGGTTTCGCTCGTCGGGCGGAGGATGAGCCTCACGTCGAGCGGGTCGAGGCCCGCATGAGTTACCCAGTAGACCTCGTCCTCAAAGCCCTTTATGTGTTCGGCCTCCTTCTGGAACTCGGTTTCAGGGATGAGCGCTGGAAACAGAACCTCCTCATGGCCGGTTCTGTTCATCTCGGCCCTTATGAAGGCCTCGATGTTGCGCATGATTTTCAGCCCGTACGGAAGCCAGACGTTCATTCCCTTGACGGGGTAGCGCTTGTCAATAATTCCGGCGGTCTCAAGGAGCTCGTTGTACCACTCGCTGAACTCGTTGCTCCACCTCTCACGCTTTACCTTCCCCATCTGCACCACCTAAAGGGAGAACTGGAAGGAGTTTTTAAGCTTTCTCAGGTGAGATTTGCCACTTCATCAGGAGAAACCTTATTAGGTTCGTTTCGATATGGGTCTTAAGGTGATAGCATGAGGCCGAAGGTGGCCGTTCTCTTTAAGATGAAGAGCAAACCCCTTGAGGAACTCAAGAAATGGGCGGACGTTGATGTGATTCTGTACCCAAGCGTTGAGGAGCTTAAAGAGGTCATCGGCAAATACGATGGGGTGATTATTTCCCCGACAAATCCCCTCCCGAAGGAAGTCCTTGAGAGGGCCGAGAGGCTCAAGGTCATAAGCTGTCATTCAGCAGGCTACGACCACGTTGATATTGAGACCGCAACCAAGAAAGGAATCTACGTTACCAAGGTCTCTGGAGTCCTCAGCGAGGCCGTTGCCGAGTTCGCCGTTGGCCTGACCATAGACCTCCTCAGAAAGATTCCCTACGCGGACAGGTTCCTAAGGGCAGGAAAGTGGGAGTCACACAACACCGTCTGGAGCGGTTTCAAGGGGATTGAGACGGTCTACGGCAAGAAAGTCGGAATCCTCGGAATGGGCGCGATAGGAAAGGCCATAGCGCGGAGAATGAAGGCTATGGGCACGGAGATACTCTACTGGTCGCGCTCGCGGAAGCCAGACATTGGGAATGAAGTGGGTGCGAAGTACCTCCCGCTCGACGAGGTTCTGAAGGAGAGCGACATCGTTATTTTAGCCCTCCCTGCGACCAAGGAGACGTACCACATCATCAACGAGGAGAGGCTGAAGCTCCTTGAGGGGAAGTACCTGGTGAACATCGGGCGCGGAACGCTGGTGGACGAGAAAGCCCTCACAAAGGCCATCGAGGAAAGAAGGCTGAAGGGCTACGCGACCGATGTCTTCGAAAACGAGCCTGTTCAGGAGCACGAGCTCTTCAAGTACGAGTGGGAGACTGTTTTAACCCCCCACTACGCGGGCCTCTCGAAGGAGGCGATGGAGGACATGGGCTTCCAGGCGGTTAGGAACCTGCTCGCCGTCCTCCGCGGCGAGGTTCCGGAGGCTCTGGTGAACCGCGAGGTTCTCAAAGTCCGCTCACCTAAGGAGGTAAAGATGCTCTGAGGTGGTGGAGATGGAATGGAAGGAAAAGCTTAAGGCCCTTCTCGAACCGTACGGCGAAATTACTGAAACCGAGAAGGGGTTAATCTTTGAGTTCGGCGACGACGAAGGGGACTTTTCGGACAGACTTGCCTTCATCATTGAGAAACCTGAGGAGTGGCCGCTGGTAGAAGTTGCTGTAAAGGCGATAGCGGATTTAACGGACCACGACGTCCCGGGCAGGAACCTCTTCGCCTTCGGATTTACCCCGGACTTCAAGGGAACCGTTCTTAGACTCGGTCTTTTTGACGGAAAGCCCGGGGCGGGCCCCGTGATTGGGGACGTCCCTGAGAAGGCTGTCAAAATAGCGGAGCGCAACGACATTGAATACCAGCGCGGAAGCGGTGACGGAATCGGCCTTCCGGGGAACTTCACCGAGAAAGACTTCGAGGCTTTGATAAAGCTCGTGGAGGCGATAGCCTTCGAGTGGTAACCTTGTAAATACCCGGAACCAATGCAGAAATGATAGGGAATGGAAACAGGGTTGCGAAAAAACAATATTAGATTATTAGATTAGTGTTTAAACTTTCCGCTAGCGCTTCGTGGGAAGCGAAGCTTCCCGACGTGTTGGGGCTTTGTCCCAACATGCGGAGCAAAGGGCTCTGAAGGTGATTCCATGCTGAAATATCTTGGCTACTTCGCGGTTGGAATCTTCATCGGCATCCTCGCGGCCATGTTTGGCCTCGGGGGTGGGTTCCTCGTAGTGCCAACGCTCAACCTGCTCGGCGTTGAGATACACCACGCAGTCGGAACGTCGAGCGCGGCGGTGGTCTTCACATCGCTCAGCTCTGCAGTAGCGTACGCAAGGCAGGGAAGGATACACTACAAGGCCGGTCTCCTGCTGGCCTCAACCGCAGTAGTCGGTGCCTACATCGGCGCGTGGATGACGGGTTTCATAAGCTCTTCCCAGCTGAAGGTCATCTTCGGTCTCGCGCTGGTCGTCGTTGCAATAAGGATATACCGCAAGAAGACCGCGGAGCCAACCGAGGTAAGGCTTGAGGACGTTGAGATTAACTACAAGCTGGTACCCGTCGGTGGTTTCTTCGCAGGGATAGCGAGCGGCCTCCTCGGCGTCGGGGGTGGAATAATCAACGTGCCCTTCCTGACATACCTCGGCCTGCCGATACACCACGCAGTTGCCACCTCAAGCTTCGCGATAGTCTTTACGGCAACGGCTGGAGCGCTCAAGCACTACATGATGGGCAACGTTGAAGTTCAGTGGCTCGTCCTCCTCGTGCCGGGTCTCATCGTCGGCGCCCAGCTCGGCGCGAGGATCGCGAAGAGAACGAAGGCCAGCGACCTCAAGAAGGCCTTTGCGGTCGTTATGGCCCTGCTCGCGCTGAGAATGGTCCTAAAGGGGCTCGGATTTGGGGTCCCGTGAAGCTTTTAAACGGCCCTTTCCACCCTTTTTTATGCTCCAGTACCTCCTCGACCTCATCATCGGCCTCGGCATCGGGTTCATAGCCGGCCTCCTCGGCGTCGGCGGAGGATTCCTGATAGTGCCGACTCTCGTCCTCTTAGGTGAGCCCATACACCTGGCCATAGGGACGAGCCTGGCCTGCATCGTCCTCAGCTCGCTTTCCGCTTCAATAACCCATATTAGAAGAGGCGCCGTCCTCTACCGCGTCGTCCTTCTCAAAGAAATCTTTTCGGTACCCTTTGCAGTTCTCGGCGCGTACTTGTCGTCACTAATTGCGGGGGAGAAGCTCAAGCTGATTTTTGCGCTTCTCCTGCTGTATTTGGCCTACAAAATGGCCAGAAGAGAGGGGGGCATTGAGGAGAACGGTGGCGAAATCCACAACTCCCGCGTTCCAATTGTTGGAATCCTCTCCGGCCTCGTGAGCGGACTTCTGGGGATAAGCGGGGGGGTTCTCAACGTTCCGCTCTTCCATACGTTCGTGGGCATGCCAATGAGATACGCCGTCGGGACATCGAGCTTTGCCCTGTTTTTCACCGCCCTGGCGGGGGCAATTGAGCACTACCAGCTCGGACAGGTGGACGTCCACACGGCGGTTCTGCTCGCCCCGGGCCTCATAATCGGCGGGAGGCTCGGCGCTCTGACGGCCCACAGCGTCCACCCTGAGACCCTGCGGAGGGCCTTCGCAGGTGTTCTAATTCTGGTCGCTCTCAAGATGCTCCTGTGAAGGTTTATTAACCGCCGTGCAAAGTTTGGTCGGTGAAAGCGGTGAGGGAGCTAATTGAGAAAGTTCGTGAGAAGTTTGGTTTTGAAGTCAAGGACATGGCCGACGCCTGGAGGCTCGTTGAGTGGCTTGAGGAGAGGGGTTGGGTCGTCTACATCATAACTGCCAAAGGAAGAAAGCAGGTCGATGCGTGGCACCCAAACTATGGGACGCTTTTTGCCCAGTTCGGCGAGAGTCCGAACTTTGAAAGCATATTGGAGGGCATATTGACTGTATCTCTGCTTGCAAAGGAGCTTGAGGAAAAAGGAACGCTCTGAAACGTTCGTTTCACCGGAGTCCTCAAATATAACAACGCCCCAGTGTTCATCGGTGATGGCGATGGTGGGAACAAGGGGCCTGGCAATGGCCCTTGTGATACTGCTGGTTAGTAGCGCACTGCCCCTCAGCCTTGCGGAGGGCAGCGACGCGGGGGCAAACGGCACCGCTCCAGAGCCCTACGGAGACCTGGCCCTCGACAACAGCACCAGAGAGATGGTGATAGCGGGCCAGCTGATTGAGCAACTCCAGAAGCTCAGCAAGCTCGCGGAGAACAAGATAGAGCCCATAAAGGATAAACTTCCTGAGAACTCAACGATACTGACCCACTACAAGCTTGCAGAGGAGTATAAAGAGAGAGCAGTTAGTGAGTACGAGGCCAGCGACTGCTACAACTCCATCCGCGATAGCCTAACGGCCATGCACCACTACAAAGTTGCTCTTTCGGGCCTCAAGGAAGCAAAGGGCAGGGGTCAAGACGAGTGGGCGCACATAAGGCTGGAAATCGAGCGCATGGCGGAGTACTTCAGGTTCGTCGAGAAGACAATAAGGCTGGCGGAGAACCAGGGAATAGACGTGGGCAACCTCAAGGAGCTCTACAACGAGACTAGAGATGCGTACAAAGCAGTGCTGGACGACCTCAAGGCCAGGGACTACGAGAAGGCAAAAGAGGACTACGAAACCGCCCGGGAAAAGAAGGCCCTCCTCGATGGGGAGCTGAAGAAGGTCCGCGAGGAGCTCGCCTATGCAAACGCTGATAAAATCGTCAAGGACTTCCTGGCCAAGGGCGGGGAGGAAATTGAGATAGCCCAGAACGCCATCGAGAAGGGGATTGAGAACGGCTACAACGTGACAAGACTTCAGGAAAGCCTCAACGCGTTCTTGGACGTCTACAACGAAGCCAAAAGCTTGGCAGAGGAAGGCAAATGGGAAGAGGCCTTGAAGGCCATACCGGACAACAGGGAGACGATAGCCCAGTTCCACAGGGCCGTCGAGTTCGTTCTCAGGAAGGCCCGCGAGGGGGAGCTCGAAGAAAAGCTGAAGGACGTCCGTGCCTTCATCAGGGAAATGAGCGACAGGGTTCAGAAGGACTGGAAAGCGCTCCGCGAGCTTAAGGGCAGGGGCATAAACACCCAGAGGGCCGAGGCCCAGCTGAGGGCGGCCGTCCAGGAGCTCAGAACCGGCCTCCACCTCCTCAAGACGGAGAAACCGCTTGGGGCCAAGCCCCACTTTGCGAAGGCATTGGACATGCTCCGCAGGGTCGAAGAGTTTATCTCCGCCCACTCCTGACCTTTCCTTTTTCGTTGGGAGGGATGGCCAAGATGAAATCCAGGGCCCTGCCCATCATAATGATCGCGTTGCTTCTCCTGCCCCAGGTTAGTGCCTATACCATCTCGTCGCTCGTTCTGGCCGTCTACCCCGACGGTTATGTTAAGACCGAATACGAAATACTGCCTGAGGATTACTCCTCCCAGATTGAGCTCCCCCTCATCGGTGGGCATTACGAGAACGTTATTGTTGAAGACGAGAACGGAAACCCCCTTGACTTCAGGCTCGAAAACGGAACTCTTTTCATCTATCCCGGGGACGCTGAGATCGTTACGGTGTCCTATTACACCCCCGACATCACCTCCAAGGAGGGGATAGTCTGGACGGTCAACGTTTCTTCCGGGGTTCCCTTTGAGGTCGTCCTCCCTGAAGGCACCGTTGTCGTCGATTTAAGCGATGTGCCCCTAGAGATAAACGGGACTTCAATAACAATGCCCCCCGGAAACCAGAG encodes the following:
- a CDS encoding prenyltransferase/squalene oxidase repeat-containing protein, translated to MGSKLRRLGRYVNVNAVLRYVEERRHEDGGYCFVSVLSDTNVNDTYYAVKIYKLLGLEFPKPEKTIEFLASAIQPQTAVVAIAMALEGLALLGAKDTAREKTEIVFTKYNPSEGKFAVGLGGSEEFGTATPLEATYWVTKAFDAVGLKFNPDERDAIREFVMKFRNGNGYGVKQPTTTMTYQALFTLYILGYRPPKSPHFRNCELCGDWGGFTEVPYSLPPYLEPTFYATRGLELQDETPTCPRRHVWFIRQLWNSNGGFRRSLELGISNFQNTYRALAVVDFMSRFV
- the crcB gene encoding fluoride efflux transporter CrcB, producing the protein MNPKIATAVMLGGALGALARFYISGLLPVYKDFPVGTLLVNSMASLILGYLYGLLFWGVDVPADWRAFFGTGFCGALSTFSTFSYETFSLLREREYIIAGLNVLANVFVTISLVFIGFILARR
- a CDS encoding DUF190 domain-containing protein, which encodes MVEVEHWNTLRLRIYIGENDRWNGRPLYKVIVEKLREMGMAGATVYRGIYGFGKKSRVHSSDVMRLSTDLPIVIEVVDRGYKIEKAICEIKPMIKDGMITVEPTIVVWVGTQEEVKKFEDDAVHEE
- the coaBC gene encoding bifunctional phosphopantothenoylcysteine decarboxylase/phosphopantothenate--cysteine ligase CoaBC; its protein translation is MLHHVKLIHATKSRKLVGKKIVLAIPGSIAAVECVKLARELIRHGAEVHAVMSENAQKIIHPYAMEFATGNPVVTEITGFIEHVELAGEHENKADLVLVCPATANTIGKIANGIDDTPVTTVVTTAFAHTPIMIAPAMHSTMYQHPIVVENIEKLKKLGVEFIGPRFEEGKAKVASIDEIVYRVIRKLHPKTLEGKRVLVTAGATREYIDPIRYITNSSSGKMGVAIAEEADFRGAEVTLIKTKGSVPSFVENQIEVETVEEMLHAIEDELKSKKYDIVVLAAAVSDFRVKNKADKKIKSGKELTLELEPTPKIIDRVKELQPDVFLVGFKAETGLSEDELIGAARKQMERAGSDLVVANTLKAFGSDENEVVLVGRDFTKKLPKMNKRELAERLWEEIEKLL
- a CDS encoding aspartate/glutamate racemase family protein is translated as MKKIGLIGGTTPESTCYYYRNYIRLSREKFGPFTFPELIIYSINFDEFKNNPRGWEGRKEILIKAAKALEKAGAEIIALTANTPHIVFPEVQKAVNVPMVSIIDALIEEMKRRGVKKVLLLGTKTTMTADFYKNALREAGFEVITPNEEEIDEIDRIIFEELAFENLKSKSYLINLVKRYAQEKGVEGVILGCTELPLAIKQGDVPVEVFDTAEIHMRELIELAAE
- a CDS encoding carbamoyltransferase family protein, producing MILGVHDGHDAGAVLIDGERIFAVNEERLNRVKKYRGFPELSIKAVLNMAGASPEDVDVIAVAGIFRKQSRLLELEAGLKGIFGPEFKRKVLFVEHHLAHSAGAYYTSGWREALALSIDAAGDGLSSSIYVARDGEMIRIAQSTYIDSLGDFYASVTELLGFRPMRHEGKVMSLAAYGRPTYDLSAIIELNGLSFENHLKVIGVEATRKLADFFGYPFSQAKEIANQMKRGKLDGELQRKAIEIAASSQAHLEKLIEELGMKLKSKGFPLTYAGGVAQNVKANAVLRNIVGDDNLWVFPAMDDGGLAFGAAAFVKAQLERLDGGWKPFKLEHVYIGPSYDEAYVEDFLRKEGLEFEEVDEKFVADALAEGKLVGFFQEAMEFGPRALGNRSILADPSDEGVKERLNLALKRDVFQPFAPSMLWERAEEYLEDLGGKPNEFMTMSYTASDVFRELAPAVVHVDGTTRPQAVRKEINPSYYEVIKAFERKTGLGAILNTSFNMHGEPIVCSPEDALKTFRNAGLDVLVVEGFAVWKKNEITRPRAR
- a CDS encoding pyrolysin yields the protein MKTMKKVAAFFAVLMVMLVPLSGAVAAEDVQEQKNSMNSVIWQAKLWYYLYIGSESKLQELHEKSVSAGVDDAVIQKAMELYENASAEYETAMSYGNPLQSKTMAWLPFIVHMRQAVITLRDAVSLLENALTEAQSA